From Daphnia pulicaria isolate SC F1-1A chromosome 4, SC_F0-13Bv2, whole genome shotgun sequence, one genomic window encodes:
- the LOC124337740 gene encoding ionotropic receptor 21a-like has translation MDITLTVIIVMIWPNYWTVGYSSNSGSENPLNGQHFRVIWPLWSGNPKGMLGPLKGGVALDYLAARLNFTYEMVRVTENRLEPAGKEKGLFNYLWDQKADFLIQDVVQTFDRHKFVDLTVPWIFGSFALLMAVQDDTANIDAVIKPFQWPIWLGLAIAVVCVIFVLNLLQRCYAYHSPSQTTPTSIELSDTNPNLLNNRRAPLIGQQYLYVLGNLLSQGVPDPSNRLSFRLVAGVWSLAAFIFVQAYTSTLITYVVTPVNPPLVSSAYDLVDKKDINVLVRKSGAIDTMFSASISNFDSVICFTQFPVIVELASSIKTESGQFKVTGEDSTRQNQFFSAISVHVVIGMRQGTAYLMDAIREDFNKTRKCNLLLLKDAIVGSTVEISLIALPKNSKYTKTISKAMLELIQTGIIDHWDLWFRPMPLQCLPNFKSVYKPKNSKTLKMKNNPPALSLKNLTGAFIVLVFGFSISLLAFLGEQIVSMPERHRQRLQRARNKVVKHSCQIDKKEEPSTEMDVAGVEKTGDIEVK, from the exons ATGGACATCACTTTAACTGTAATTATTGTGATGATTTGGCCTAACTATTGGACAGTTGGCTACTCATCAAATTCTGGCTCAGAGAATCCGCTCAATGGCCAACATTTCCGTGTTATCTGG CCTTTGTGGAGTGGTAATCCTAAAGGAATGCTTGGACCACTCAAAGGAGGTGTAGCGCTCGATTACCTGGCAGCCCGTTTGAACTTTAC GTACGAGATGGTCCGCGTAACGGAAAACAGATTGGAAccagcggggaaagaaaagggacTTTTCAACTATTTGTGGGATCAG aaagCTGACTTTCTGATTCAAGATGTGGTGCAAACATTCGATCGCCataaattcgttgatttgACTGTGCCTTGGATCTTCGGCTCGTTTGCATTACTTATGGCCGTCCAGGACGACACGGCCAATATCGACGCTGTCATCAAACCGTTCCAATGGCCG ATATGGTTAGGACTTGCCATTGCAGTTGTTTGCGTCATCTTTGTTCTAAATCTTTTACAACGGTGTTACGCATATCATTCTCCATCTCAAACGACTCCTACGTCAATAGAACTTTCAGACACAAATCCAAACCTGTTGAATAACCGTCGTGCCCCACTCATTGGACAGCAATATCTCTACGTGCTTGGCAATTTGTTGTCGCAAG GTGTTCCTGACCCATCAAATCGCCTATCCTTTCGCCTTGTGGCTGGCGTTTGGAGTCTGGCCGCTTTCATCTTCGTCCAAGCCTACACTTCGACGCTCATCACCTACGTCGTGACTCCGGTGAATCCCCCGCTAGTCAGTTCGGCTTACGACTTGGTCGACAAAAAGGATATCAACGTACTCGTCAGGAAATCGGGGGCTATAGACACCATGTTTTCGGCAAGCATTTCAAATTTCGATTCAGTCATCTGTTTCACTCAATTTCCTGTCATTGTTGAACTGGCATCTTCCATAAAAACAGAATCCGGACAATTCAAAGTTACTGGGGAGGACTCTACGCGACAGAATCAATTCTTTTCCGCAATCTCGGTGCACGTCGTCATCGGAATGCGTCAA GGAACAGCTTACCTGATGGACGCCATCAGAGAAGATTTTAACAAGACAAGGAAATGCAATTTGCTTTTGTTAAAAGACGCCATTGTTGGAAGTACTGTCGAAATTTCCCTAATCGCCTTGCCCAAGAACAGCAAATACACGAAAACGATCAGTAAAGC aatgttgGAACTCATTCAAACTGGCATCATAGACCACTGGGATTTGTGGTTCCGACCGATGCCTCTCCAATGCCTACCAAACTTCAAAAGCGTTTACAAACCGAAAAACAGCAAAAccctgaaaatgaaaaataatccgCCGGCTCTTTCGCTCAAAAATTTGACCGGAGCTTTTATCGTCCTGGTTTTTGGATTCAGCATTTCACTTTTGGCTTTTCTTGGAGAGCAAATCGTCTCGATGCCTGAACGCCACCGTCAACGATTACAGCGAGCCCGGAATAAAGTTGTAAAACATTCGTGTCAAATTGATAAGAAAGAAGAGCCTAGTACTGAAATGGATGTTGCTGGAGTAGAGAAAACAGGCGATATTGAAGTCAAATAA
- the LOC124336886 gene encoding uncharacterized protein LOC124336886, with translation MEISFDRSEVLGRGGYGKVFKGFWRDRPVAVKRIVLTSDEQEEKSLQRLDHDNVIKLYHAERDENFRYYVLELCEASLDKLFLPNGDPKIYMGPIPSPEDVLRQMAIGLAYIHDMGLAHRDVKPENVLISSTKDVVLMKWADFGLSKTINKKEDATRGVQGTKKWLAPELLESSSGTTLSRYQRSTVKSDVFAEGSVFAYFLTDGEHPFGTERSEISDNVKKNNPVNLTNIQSSQAKKLIGKMLARNPEDRINSSDVVKELADINDQLKEDLKYVDSMVPSVYRIKNELGSGGFGSVWEGVWRRQKVAVKKMIISDFTKLCREREESLLKLNHPNVVKMYHIESNLDYKYFALELCDASLDRLFLKGVEQEKYRGPRLQDMPLPQNVFSQLAEGMAYIHEKGITHRDVKPYNALIHVRKRLEQKHQVIFKWADFGGSKKVNITGECSMSGFKFTTNWCAPEVLKIYEQSSQSNRITERYGTDGTIQSDVFSEGLVFIYYLLKGEHPYGNHFYNKHKLKEGDSINLENIPIEYHMFKKLIANMLKSNPEKRPSSKEVAEKLASSRFVNVSAALGDTSDSTSPSIKTRSIQIDKETILGRGTFSVVFKGYYDGVGSVAIKRIQLDDSNNQENTQMILNNQNNTCQNIVKLYHVENDDDFKYFALELCATSLDKLFLPDYHRRKYNGQKPNIFEVMYQLAFGLEYMHSKNIVYRDIKPENVLISVDTTSKKITLKWADFGFTKPKGEQGSVSFSGSGVNQTSIWLAPELLDQSYEERTKRNTKMSDIFAQGLLFCYFLLEGQHPFGSSHFKILMNIANNQKVHFEKIESSCCREIILKMLEPNPNVRITSSELVAFVQSKQEVLEVRLFALLEETPPILNEIENVIREGVNINGVNENGLTPLLRLIQKKGGDLLQVIPLLLKRGIDVNHKDEDGWNVLFFLCHHYQEDNLIEIIRLLIEHDINVSCKDKDGKNVLHLLCKKYQKDNLVDIIQLLIERDFDVNLKNKENILHFYCTKYKGEIFIDIVNIFLENGVEVVSGGIDARRLVRNPKYPIRPNAAKIIELMDAKC, from the exons ATGGAAATCAGTTTTGATCGTTCTGAAGTATTAGGTCGAGGAGGTTATGGTAAAGTTTTTAAAGGGTTCTGGAGGGATCGACCAGTGGCCGTGAAACGAATCGTATTAACAAGCGACGAGCAAGAGGAAAAAAGTTTGCAAAGGCTTGATCATGACAATGTGATTAAACTTTACCACGCAGAAAGGGATGAAAATTTCAG ATATTACGTCCTGGAATTGTGTGAAGCTTCGTTAGACAAATTGTTCTTGCCAAACGGAGATCCTAAAATATACATGGGGCCAATCCCTTCACCAGAGGACGTTCTCAGGCAAATGGCCATAGGACTGGCATATATTCATGACATGGGGCTTGCTCATCGTGATGTAAAACCAGAAAATGTCCTTATTTCATCGACTAAGGATGTTGTACTGATGAAATGGGCTGATTTCGGGTTAAGTAAAAccatcaataaaaaagaagatgcaaCGCGTGGAGTTCAAGGAACTAAGAAATGGCTTGCACCCGAGTTATTGGAATCGTCAAGTGGAACAACACTATCGAGGTATCAAAGAAGTACAGTAAAGAGCGATGTCTTTGCAGAAGGTTCCGTCTTTGCTTACTTCCTTACTGATGGCGAACATCCTTTCGGCACTGAACGTTCGGAAATATCGGataacgttaaaaaaaataatccagtTAATTTGACCa ATATTCAGTCTTCACAGGCTAAAAAGTTAATTGGCAAAATGTTGGCCAGAAATCCAGAAGACAGAATAAATTCGTCCGATGTTGTTAAAGAACTCGCGGATATAAACGACCAG TTAAAAGAAGATCTAAAATATGTAGATAGCATGGTGCCATCAGTTTATCGAATCAAAAACGAACTGGGATCTGGAGGTTTTGGGAGCGTCTGGGAAGGAGTTTGGCGACGTCAGAAAGTGGccgttaaaaaaatgataatttcTGACTTTACAAAGTTATGCcgcgaaagagaagaaagctTGCTAAAGCTTAATCATCCTAATGTCGTTAAGATGTACCACATTGAAAGTAATTTAGATTATAA ATATTTCGCCTTGGAACTCTGCGATGCCTCGTTAGACAGATTATTCCTAAAAGGTGtcgaacaagaaaaatacagGGGGCCAAGACTGCAAGATATGCCTTTACCACAAAATGTGTTTTCCCAATTGGCCGAAGGAATGGCTTACATCCACGAAAAGGGTATAACTCATCGTGATGTAAAGCCTTATAATGCACTTATCCACGTCAGAAAGAGATTGGAACAGAAACatcaagttatttttaaatgggcCGATTTTGGAGGAAGCAAAAAAGTGAACATAACAGGAGAATGCTCAATGAGTGGTTTTAAATTTACAACGAACTGGTGCGCACCTGAAGTACTAAAAATTTACGAACAAAGTTCTCAGTCTAATCGAATAACGGAACGATACGGCACCGACGGCACTATCCAAAGCGACGTTTTCTCAGAGGGTTTGGTGTTTATATACTACTTACTTAAAGGTGAACATCCTTACGGAAATCATTTCTACAACAAGCACAAACTCAAGGAGGGCGATTCAATCAACTTAGAGA ACATACCTATTGAATATCACATGTTTAAAAAGTTGATAGCAAATATGTTAAAATCTAACCCTGAAAAAAGACCGTCATCGAAAGAAGTAGCTGAGAAACTTGCATCATCGAGATTTGTAAACGTATCTGCTGCGCTTGGTGATACTTCGGATTCCACAAG CCCATCAATTAAAACCCGATCAATACAAATCGATAAGGAAACTATACTTGGAAGGGGGACATTTAGTGTAGTATTTAAGGGATATTATGATGGCGTGGGATCTGTAGCAATTAAACGAATTCAACTGGACGATTCAAATAACCAAGAGAATACTCaaatgattttaaataatcaaaataacacTTGTCAAAACATCGTCAAACTTTATCACGTTGAAAACGACGACGATTTCAA GTATTTCGCATTGGAGTTATGTGCAACATCACTGGATAAACTGTTTCTGCCTGATTACCATCGCAGAAAGTACAATGGGCAAAAACCAAACATTTTTGAGGTTATGTACCAGTTAGCATTTGGGCTGGAGTACATGCATTCAAAAAATATTGTCTACCGAGATATTAAACCGGAGAATGTTTTAATATCCGTCGACACTACTAGCAAGAAAATCACATTGAAATGGGCTGATTTCGGATTCACCAAACCCAAAGGTGAACAAGGAAGTGTGTCATTCTCAGGAAGTGGTGTTAACCAAACATCGATTTGGTTAGCACCCGAGTTACTAGACCAATCCTATGAAGAAAGAACAAAACGAAATACAAAAATGAGTGATATATTCGCACAAGGGCTTCTCTTTTGCTACTTTCTTTTAGAGGGCCAACATCCCTTTGGCTCgtctcatttcaaaattttgatgaaCATAGccaacaaccaaaaagttCATTTTGAAA AGATTGAATCAAGCTGCTGTCGTGAAATAATCTTGAAAATGTTGGAACCCAATCCTAATGTTCGAATTACATCATCAGAGTTGGTAGCATTTGTTCAATCAAAACAAGAAGTG TTGGAAGTAAGACTATTTGCTTTGTTGGAGGAAACGCCTccaattttgaatgaaatcgAAAATGTCATTCGTGAAGGCGTCAATATCAATGGCGTCAATGAAAATGGATTAACACCACTCCTTCGTctcatacaaaaaaaagggggtgatTTGCTGCAAGTTATTCCACTTTTGCTTAAACGAGGAATCGACGTTAATCACAAGGATGAAGATGGATggaatgtcctttttttcttgtgtcacCATTATCAGGAAGATAATCTGATCGAAATTATCAGACTTCTGATAGAACATGACATCAATGTTAGTTGTAAAGACAAGGACGGGAAAAACGTTCTCCATTTGTTATGCAAAAAATATCAGAAAGACAACCTTGTCGATATCATTCAACTTCTCATAGAACGGGACTTTgacgttaatttaaaaaacaaggagaacattcttcatttttattgcaCAAAGTATAAGGgggaaatttttattgatattgtCAACATTTTCCTAGAAAACGGTGTCGAAGTGGTTTCCGGAGGAATCGACGCGAGACGTTTGGTTCGTAATCCAAAATACCCCATAAGGCCAAATGCggcaaaaataattgaattaatggATGCCAAATGTTAA
- the LOC124337741 gene encoding uncharacterized protein LOC124337741, which produces MAEDIAAFTIDQCRARQKVLRFKITGCCTRMRKVITNKLSRREATRLLDEARTLLGDSGPINDRLLELLEEAEGEQQQEAFLRYGGDVDGVADEVAAYISSREGDSASVPGWDPTDPEVIAARQRAQDATKVYEEAAKAAEEALKEMEAAKQSVQDLGEEKDLNGDREDDFKSIISVPPYKPVARVHAPDEWITNYCSGREKPFVYSGDHRHTSVRVDLEVYSGRALDWFEWIDLFHSLVHQTGKAPGEKLAILKRNVRGETADLVYGLGGGELAYKESLRRLKETCGSRAVIRAAHLQALDRVEPPTPATFRRFAEKVRTHLFNLTWIGETGHADLIERLTQKLQPQDRLHWNDGQRGGLERRTMNEFGHWLCTRAAAYQNAYSIAAEQHQESNNPARPPQTGNNPHHQKRHSRAHQASTNHRAGPARGAPAPTPREGTTPASKPPYCFKCEGEHRLADCQFFKNMPVAGRMTFIMVRGLCYCCFGVRHGAGNCSFKKECGKDGCKTFHHPLIHTDRGLPERTGTSHSARATSGTIAFGVIRLDAMNADGELVPINVMLDAGSNTTFIREGLVRSLRISGERQTLRIQGVADAASTHPNSEELFLQLKTAFGDMVTLRGSTLKTVTQPVPVYNWEQLRHRWTHLNDLPPLRSSGGRIDVLIGLNHTTLITPTDYRLGADDEPAAIKTRLGWTILGVLGSGSTTEALCHRAFASSDVHITAELVEQLRRFCDTESFGTEYQGAGMSTEDRRAVAKLDAETKKLDVGYQAPILWKDEEPPLLPDNRSVADSRIRPLLNKFTRDPAYEKHYRESMAKNFAEGYARRLSTTEVEERPTRYWLPHFAVPKVAGRPELRLVFDAAAKYRGRSLNDYVTPGPALQNPLPAVILHFREGEVAWSADIGAMFSRIRLDDVDRRYLRFLWPEEDGTLTTCEMTRVTFGVSCSPYTAIRTTWRAADDAAVDQGEAAAAIRRYLYVDDYLDSSKTTDEALRRATAVNKALSSGDFHLNHWVSNDARLLEQLSLPDPKESGVNTVNLGADDAEMVLGVTWRPATDVLGFRVRLAEINYTRAGLLSKVAGLFDPLGAAAPITVKAKIRLRHLGVKGLKWEDAVTGPDREWWESYFDTMQQLKTVEFARCLFPDEDRIVRTELDTFVDASEEACAAAVTKLAPLKTVSVCKLELNAGLLGARLARFVESSLTRKIAARRFWTDSSTVRNWVRALSGDYQVYVSNRIGEIQTLSDPSEWRFVPGVLNPADAATRSQLDDRAIPAWWLDGPPFLYQEETAWPQDLPWTLEKAEMRGARAHVSDVVSEKIVPFDWKTVRIAASDVPTLIRLENDYLDLVRRCQRETYPEEISRLERGKVIRPTSPLQPLTPFLDADKVLRLGGRLSRAKLPYEVLHPPILNGRHLLARAIIRAFHEQLHHSGTDMVLAQVRQHFWITAGREAVKRARNECLACRRFRPKAALQMMADVHRARLGAHQPPFTYTSVDYFGPIDIAYHRGTAKRWGALFTCLVTRAVYVDVAISLSANDFLLVLRRFVSIYRKPAEMFSDNGTNLTGAERLLREELERLKESSALETELKALGIRWWFQPAQTPHFGGAHESLVRSVKRALYPVLDKELNGQRNPSEEILRTLLFEVSGLLNSRPLTYVSSDVDDIRPLTPNDFLNRAPIADLPAGDFSRALPRDHYRYVQRMADRFWELWHGAFLQSMTSRRKWTRPARNLAVGDFVLDDWKDAPRGRWRTGRVVRTYPGKDELVRAVDVEFSTGILRRGANQLALLEPSSLAPEAGSSSGENGSADAV; this is translated from the coding sequence ATGGCGGAGGATATTGCAGCATTCACCATCGACCAATGCAGGGCCCGCCAGAAAGTACTGCGCTTTAAGATAACCGGATGCTGCACCCGTATGCGGAAAGTTATAACCAACAAGCTTTCACGCCGTGAAGCCACGCGCCTCCTGGATGAGGCTCGCACCCTCCTTGGTGATTCCGGCCCGATTAATGACCGTTTATTGGAGCTGTTGGAGGAGGCTGAAGGAGAGCAACAACAAGAAGCCTTCCTGCGTTACGGAGGAGATGTTGACGGAGTGGCGGACGAGGTGGCTGCTTATATCTCTAGCCGAGAGGGGGATTCAGCTTCCGTCCCTGGATGGGATCCTACAGATCCGGAAGTAATCGCAGCCCGACAACGAGCCCAAGACGCCACGAAGGTCTACGAGGAGGCCGCCAAAGCAGCCGAAGAAGCATTGAAGGAGATGGAGGCAGCCAAGCAGTCCGTTCAGGACCTAGGGGAGGAGAAGGACTTAAATGGAGATCGGGAGGACGATTTTAAGTCGATTATCTCCGTACCCCCGTACAAACCGGTAGCACGAGTTCATGCTCCGGATGAATGGATCACCAACTATTGCAGTGGAAGAGAGAAGCCCTTCGTTTATTCCGGTGATCATCGCCATACATCGGTTCGAGTTGATTTGGAGGTTTACTCTGGGCGCGCTCTGGATTGGTTTGAGTGGATCGACCTCTTTCACTCACTCGTACACCAGACCGGCAAGGCACCTGGAGAGAAGCTGGCGATTTTGAAGAGGAACGTACGGGGAGAGACGGCCGATTTAGTTTACGGATTAGGTGGAGGTGAGCTGGCCTACAAGGAGTCTCTCCGACGTTTGAAAGAGACATGTGGCAGCCGTGCAGTTATCCGTGCAGCACACCTTCAAGCCTTGGATCGAGTCGAGCCTCCGACGCCCGCTACCTTCCGTAGATTTGCCGAAAAGGTGAGGACTCACCTCTTCAATCTCACCTGGATCGGGGAGACCGGCCATGCTGATTTGATCGAGCGGCTCACGCAGAAACTTCAGCCCCAGGATCGGTTGCACTGGAATGACGGCCAGCGTGGAGGATTGGAGCGGCGCACCATGAACGAGTTCGGCCACTGGCTATGTACGCGAGCGGCTGCCTACCAGAATGCATACTCCATTGCCGCCGAACAGCACCAGGAAAGCAACAATCCAGCTCGGCCACCCCAGACGGGAAACAACCCGCATCATCAGAAGAGGCATTCACGGGCCCACCAGGCCTCCACCAATCACCGAGCCGGACCGGCTCGAGGGGCTCCTGCCCCTACGCCTCGTGAGGGAACGACACCAGCATCCAAGCCTCCATATTGTTTTAAATGTGAGGGTGAGCATCGGTTGGCTGATTGCCAATTCTTCAAGAATATGCCCGTTGCTGGACGAATGACCTTCATCATGGTGCGTGGCCTGTGTTACTGTTGCTTCGGCGTACGACATGGAGCTGGCAACTGTAGCTTCAAGAAAGAATGCGGCAAGGACGGATGCAAGACGTTCCACCACCCTCTGATCCACACTGACCGGGGACTTCCGGAGAGAACGGGCACCTCACATTCGGCCAGAGCAACGTCCGGTACTATCGCCTTTGGTGTGATCCGCCTCGACGCTATGAATGCTGACGGGGAGCTGGTGCCCATCAATGTTATGTTGGACGCCGGGAGCAACACAACTTTCATCCGTGAGGGATTAGTACGTTCGCTCCGGATTTCAGGCGAGCGACAGACACTTCGGATCCAGGGAGTAGCTGATGCGGCTTCAACGCATCCGAATTCAGAAGAATTGTTTCTCCAGCTGAAAACGGCCTTCGGTGACATGGTGACCCTTAGGGGCTCGACCTTAAAGACCGTGACACAGCCAGTTCCCGTGTACAATTGGGAGCAGCTTCGCCACCGTTGGACCCACCTTAACGACTTGCCGCCGCTACGCAGTTCCGGCGGAAGAATCGACGTCCTGATTGGTTTGAACCATACAACGCTCATCACACCGACAGATTATCGACTTGGAGCCGACGACGAGCCAGCAGCTATCAAGACCAGGCTTGGATGGACAATCCTTGGTGTGCTGGGATCTGGATCGACGACGGAGGCCCTCTGCCACCGTGCCTTTGCCTCATCAGACGTACACATCACAGCGGAGCTGGTGGAACAACTACGACGATTCTGCGACACCGAATCATTCGGTACCGAGTATCAGGGTGCCGGAATGTCCACCGAAGATCGACGGGCAGTCGCGAAGCTGGACGCTGAGACCAAGAAGCTGGATGTGGGTTACCAGGCCCCAATTCTCTGGAAGGATGAAGAGCCTCCATTGCTGCCCGACAACCGGAGTGTAGCTGATTCCCGTATTCGTCCGCTTTTGAACAAATTTACAAGAGATCCAGCCTATGAGAAACACTATCGAGAGTCGATGGCCAAGAACTTTGCTGAAGGTTATGCAAGGCGGCTGTCTACCACAGAGGTCGAGGAGCGGCCAACTCGATATTGGCTGCCCCATTTTGCAGTACCCAAGGTTGCCGGTCGTCCTGAGCTGCGGTTGGTGTTCGACGCAGCTGCCAAGTACCGCGGGAGGAGCCTCAATGATTACGTCACACCTGGTCCAGCACTTCAAAATCCGCTCCCAGCGGTAATTCTACACTTCCGGGAAGGAGAGGTGGCGTGGTCGGCAGACATAGGAGCCATGTTCAGCCGGATCCGACTAGACGACGTGGATCGACGCTACCTTCGATTCCTCTGGCCGGAAGAGGACGGAACATTGACAACGTGTGAGATGACACGGGTGACCTTTGGTGTCTCATGTTCGCCCTATACGGCTATCCGAACGACCTGGAGAGCAGCAGACGACGCCGCCGTAGACCAGGGTGAGGCAGCAGCCGCCATCCGGAGGTACCTCTACGTGGACGATTACCTGGATTCCAGCAAGACCACTGACGAGGCGCTGCGCCGGGCGACAGCAGTCAACAAGGCTCTGAGCAGTGGCGATTTCCATCTGAATCATTGGGTGAGCAACGACGCACGCCTGCTGGAGCAGCTCTCGCTACCAGATCCAAAGGAGAGTGGCGTCAACACGGTCAACCTTGGCGCTGACGACGCCGAGATGGTCCTGGGCGTCACCTGGAGGCCAGCCACTGATGTTTTGGGGTTTCGTGTCCGGTTGGCAGAGATCAACTACACCCGGGCCGGGCTCCTTTCGAAGGTTGCCGGATTATTCGATCCCCTTGGCGCCGCTGCTCCAATCACCGTTAAGGCCAAGATACGACTACGCCACCTTGGCGTGAAAGGCCTGAAGTGGGAGGATGCGGTGACTGGACCAGACCGTGAATGGTGGGAGAGCTATTTTGACACAATGCAGCAGCTAAAGACGGTGGAATTTGCCCGCTGCCTCTTTCCGGATGAGGACCGAATCGTCCGGACCGAACTGGACACTTTCGTGGACGCCTCTGAGGAGGCCTGCGCCGCCGCCGTGACAAAGTTGGCGCCGCTGAAAACAGTGTCCGTGTGCAAGTTGGAGCTGAACGCTGGACTTCTTGGAGCGCGTTTGGCCCGTTTTGTGGAATCTTCATTGACCCGGAAGATCGCAGCGCGTCGTTTCTGGACCGATAGCAGTACGGTGCGCAACTGGGTTCGAGCGCTATCTGGTGACTACCAGGTCTACGTGAGCAATCGTATCGGTGAAATCCAGACCCTATCGGACCCTTCAGAGTGGCGTTTCGTCCCGGGAGTCCTAAACCCAGCGGATGCGGCGACCCGCTCTCAACTGGATGACCGGGCAATCCCAGCGTGGTGGTTGGACGGACCACCCTTCTTGTATCAAGAGGAGACGGCCTGGCCGCAAGACCTCCCCTGGACCTTGGAGAAGGCGGAGATGCGTGGGGCCCGCGCCCATGTGAGTGATGTCGTGTCGGAGAAGATAGTGCCATTCGACTGGAAGACGGTGAGGATAGCTGCCAGCGACGTGCCTACTCTCATCAGATTAGAGAATGACTATCTCGATCTCGTCCGACGGTGCCAGAGGGAGACCTATCCCGAGGAGATAAGCAGACTGGAGCGTGGAAAAGTGATTCGCCCTACATCACCCTTGCAGCCCTTGACCCCCTTTTTGGATGCTGACAAGGTGTTGCGGCTTGGAGGCCGTCTCAGCAGAGCGAAGTTACCGTACGAGGTCCTCCATCCGCCGATTCTGAATGGCCGACATCTGTTAGCGCGAGCAATCATCCGCGCCTTTCATGAGCAGCTTCATCATTCCGGAACCGACATGGTGCTTGCCCAGGTGCGACAACATTTCTGGATCACAGCAGGAAGAGAGGCGGTCAAGAGAGCTCGCAACGAGTGTCTGGCGTGTCGGCGTTTCCGACCAAAAGCAGCGCTACAGATGATGGCGGACGTTCACAGGGCCCGGCTAGGTGCTCACCAGCCTCCGTTCACCTACACCTCCGTCGACTATTTCGGCCCCATTGACATCGCCTATCACAGAGGGACGGCCAAGCGATGGGGCGCCCTGTTTACGTGTTTAGTGACGCGTGCCGTGTACGTCGACGTGGCGATCTCTCTATCAGCCAACGATTTCTTGCTGGTTTTGCGCCGCTTCGTTTCTATCTACCGCAAGCCAGCTGAGATGTTCTCCGACAACGGAACTAATTTGACCGGGGCGGAGCGACTATTACGTGAAGAGCTGGAGAGACTAAAGGAGAGTTCGGCGTTGGAGACGGAGCTCAAAGCTCTCGGGATTCGATGGTGGTTCCAGCCAGCCCAGACACCCCACTTTGGTGGAGCTCACGAATCACTGGTGCGTTCGGtcaagcgagcgctctacccaGTGCTGGACAAGGAGTTGAACGGACAGCGTAATCCGAGCGAGGAGATTCTTCGGACGCTCCTGTTTGAGGTGTCAGGACTGCTCAATTCCCGCCCTCTGACTTATGTCAGCTCAGATGTTGACGATATTCGGCCCTTGACGCCGAACGATTTTTTGAATCGCGCGCCAATTGCGGATCTACCGGCGGGTGATTTCTCTCGTGCCTTACCACGGGACCACTACCGGTACGTTCAACGGATGGCGGACCGCTTCTGGGAGCTGTGGCATGGAGCATTCCTGCAGTCCATGACCTCGCGACGCAAATGGACAAGACCAGCCCGGAACTTAGCGGTTGGCGATTTCGTGCTCGACGATTGGAAGGATGCACCGCGAGGACGCTGGCGGACCGGAAGAGTTGTGAGAACGTATCCGGGAAAGGATGAACTAGTTCGAGCGGTAGACGTCGAGTTTTCTACAGGGATATTGCGCCGTGGAGCTAATCAACTCGCCTTATTGGAACCAAGCTCACTCGCTCCGGAAGCCGGATCCAGTTCGGGGGAGAATGGTTCGGCGGATGCTGTTTAg
- the LOC124337143 gene encoding failed axon connections homolog — protein MADCMKKQGNNIGQDVVVLHQLDRGVFTPNISPFPLKLETYLRMANIPYQNDFKNPIGPKGKTPWITLNGVNYSDSQLCLEMLAKRFHKDFSSHLSAEEQAVARSLQIMAEEHFYWLIVLQRVVYTKGKTLFQIQTSFPSILRLVMPIMVRRVKSQTQAQGMGRHTKEEAIEMGMKDLRAMSAFLGTKPYFMGEKPTEMDCSMFGILAQVVWSLPGSPFESHMNGEFVNLRSFCNRMKSKFWPDWDQCLASPQA, from the exons ATGGCCGACTGCATGAAGAAACAAGGAAATAACATCGGGCAGGATGTTGTCGTTCTCCACCAGCTCGACCGAGGAGTTTTCACGCCGAACATTTCACCTTTCCCGCTCAAATTAGAAACGTATCTCCGAATGGCTAACATTCCTTATCAG AATGATTTTAAGAATCCAATTGGACCGAAGGGCAAGACGCCGTGGATCACGTTGAACGGCGTGAATTACTCGGACTCTCAACTCTGTTTGGAAATGTTGGCCAAAAGATTCCATAAAGATTTCAGCTCCCATTTGTCGGCGGAAGAACAAGCCGTCGCTCGATCTCTCCAAATCATGGCGGAAGAACATTTCTACTG gTTGATTGTACTCCAGCGAGTTGTTTACACCAAAGGTAAAACCTTGTTCCAAATTCAGACGAGTTTCCCGTCGATATTACGTCTGGTGATGCCAATCATGGTTCGCAGGGTTAAAAGCCAAACTCAGGCTCAAGGAATGGGCAGACACACCAAAGAAGAAGCTATCGAAATGGGCATGAAGGACTTGCGGGCCATGTCAGCATTTCTTG GTACTAAGCCGTATTTTATGGGAGAGAAGCCAACTGAAATGGACTGTTCCATGTTTGGCATTTTGGCCCAGGTTGTTTGGTCCTTGCCAGGCTCGCCGTTCGAGTCGCATATGAACG GGGAATTTGTAAATTTGAGGAGTTTCTGCAACCGGATGAAAAGTAAATTCTGGCCTGATTGGGATCAATGTCTCGCATCTCCACAGGCATAA